GGCCTTCGTATCGAGAGCTGCTTGCTGCACTCGCGTTCGCAGAATTCGTGGAACAAGGGATTGAAAAACTTCGGAAGCAGATGGCTCAAACAGAATAACGCCTTGTATTTCCTGTTCGGTGGCATTCTCATTTGCATCAACCGCCGTCATCGGCAACAACTGCTCAAGCGTTGGGGTTTGAGACATTGCTGATTTAAATCGCATAAAGAGTATGTACACTCTATCGACCTCATTTGAGAGGAATGCGTCCTCAAGATCCTCGCATACCTGGTCAATTGGCCACTCGAACGCACTTTCAGGGAGCTCTTCAATAATTTTCGTTGATGCAATCCCCTTACGGACGACATGCTCACGAGGCTTTTTCCCCAATACATACGTATCGATATCAGCCCCTGGATAGTCACGACCAAGATCCTTGAGGGCCTTATCAATCTGCTTATTCACGTTTGCATTAAAAGCGCCACAAAGCCCACGACCTGCTCCAACGACCACAAGCCGAACTCGGCGAACTTCTGAGCGCTCCTCCATTAATGGATGAGAGAGCTCGTCCATCGTCGTTACTGAGAGAATTTGTGA
This region of bacterium genomic DNA includes:
- the atpG gene encoding ATP synthase F1 subunit gamma, with the protein product MYGESVASLKDIKRRIRSVQNTKKITYAMKLVSAAKLRKAQDAVNSAREYTDSLNHLVSQILSVTTMDELSHPLMEERSEVRRVRLVVVGAGRGLCGAFNANVNKQIDKALKDLGRDYPGADIDTYVLGKKPREHVVRKGIASTKIIEELPESAFEWPIDQVCEDLEDAFLSNEVDRVYILFMRFKSAMSQTPTLEQLLPMTAVDANENATEQEIQGVILFEPSASEVFQSLVPRILRTRVQQAALDTKASEHGSRMVAMDAATKNAGELGRSLTLTHNKLRQGAITSELLDIIGGAEALNE